The following coding sequences lie in one Lolium perenne isolate Kyuss_39 chromosome 2, Kyuss_2.0, whole genome shotgun sequence genomic window:
- the LOC127332696 gene encoding large ribosomal subunit protein uL15x — protein sequence MTTRFKKNRKKRGHVSAGHGRVGKHRKHPGGRGNAGGMHHHRILFDKYHPGYFGKVGMRYFHKLSNRFYCPSVNVERLWSMVPAEKVAEAGADKAPVVDVSQFGYFKVLGKGLLPDKPIVVKAKLISKIAEKKIKAAGGAVVLVA from the coding sequence ATGACGACGCGCTTCAAGAAGAACCGCAAGAAGCGCGGCCACGTGTCGGCCGGGCACGGGCGTGTGGGCAAGCACCGCAAGCATCCTGGAGGTCGCGGTAACGCCGGAGGCATGCACCACCACCGCATCCTCTTCGACAAGTACCATCCCGGCTACTTCGGCAAGGTCGGTATGCGCTACTTCCACAAGCTCAGCAACAGGTTCTACTGCCCCTCGGTCAACGTCGAGAGGCTCTGGTCGATGGTGCCCGCCGAGAAGGTGGCCGAGGCGGGAGCCGACAAGGCCCCCGTGGTCGACGTCTCCCAGTTCGGCTACTTCAAGGTGCTCGGCAAGGGCCTGCTCCCCGACAAGCCCATCGTCGTCAAGGCCAAGCTCATCTCCAAGATCGCCGAGAAGAAGATCAAGGCCGCCGGCGGCGCTGTCGTGCTCGTTGCTTAG